The following coding sequences are from one Rutidosis leptorrhynchoides isolate AG116_Rl617_1_P2 chromosome 11, CSIRO_AGI_Rlap_v1, whole genome shotgun sequence window:
- the LOC139876567 gene encoding LOW QUALITY PROTEIN: myosin-6-like (The sequence of the model RefSeq protein was modified relative to this genomic sequence to represent the inferred CDS: substituted 1 base at 1 genomic stop codon): MXAAVSLGVGSLVWVEDPDDAWIDGEVIAVTGDDIKVACTSGKTVVAKSSNVYPKDAEAPPCGVDDMTKLAYLHEPGVLANLRSRYDINEIYTYTGSILIAVNPFTRLPHLYDSHMMAQYKGAAFGELSPHPFAVADAAYRVMINEGISQSILVSGESGAGKTESTKQLMRYLAYMGGRASTDGRSVEQKVLESNPVLEAFGNAKTVRNNNSSRFGKFVEIQFDQKGRISGAAIRTYLLERSRVCQLSDHERNYHCFYMLCAAPPEDLKRYKVGDPKTFHYLNQSNCYQIDGLDERKEYIATKNAMDVVGITSKEQDAIFSVVAAILHLGNIEFTKGKEMDSSTPKDEKSWFHLKTAAELFMCDVKALEDSLCKRVIVTRDETITKWLDPEAAAVSRDALARVVYSRLFDWLVDRINSSIGQDPDSKYIIGVLDIYGFESFKTNSFEQFCINLTNEKLQQHFNQHVFKMEQEEYTKEEINWSYIEFIDNQDILDLIEKKPGGIIALLDEACMFPRSTHETFAQKLYQTFKNHQRFAKPKLARSDFTICHYAGDVTYQTELFLDKNKDYVIAEHQALLSASTNSFVASLFPTSSDESSKSSKFSSIGTRFKQQLQQLLETLSSTEPHYIRCVKPNNLLKPAIFENHNVLQQLRCGGVLEAIRISCAGYPTRKPFDEFVNRFGILAPEVLDGSSDEIRACKRLLEKTGLEGYQIGKTKVFLRAGQMAELDARRTEVLGRSASIIQRKVRSFIARKSFILLKRSVLQIQSVCRGQLTREVYENMRREASSIKIQRNMRMHIARKAYTALQLSAVSIQTGLRGMAARNELRFRRQTKAAIHIQSHCRKFLAHLHFVKAKKGAITIQCAWRGKVARKELKKLKMAARETGALQAAKNKLEKQVEELTWRLQLEKRMRADLEEAKTQENAKLQSALQDMQLQFKETKELLIKEREAAKKVVESVPVIQEIPVVDHELTNKLASENEKLKALVSSLEKKIDDTEKRYDETNKLSEERLKQAMDAEMKIIQLKTAMQGLQEKVADMASENQLLRHKALSTPAARMPDYPQTPEAKIISNGHFGTEEPQTPARNLASEFDSKAKRPPVDRQHENVDALIECVMKDIGFSQGKPVAAFTIYKCLLHWKSFEAERTSVFDRLIQMIGSAIEDQDNNEHMAYWLSNASTLLFLLQRSIKSDGASSVRKPPPPTSLFGRMTMGFRSSPSTVNLAAAAAALDVVRQVEAKYPALLFKQQLTAYVEKMYGIIRDNLKKELGSFLTLCIQAPRASKGVLRSGRSFGKDSQSNHWQGIIDCLNTLLSTLKQNFVPPIIVQKIFTQIFSYINVQLFNSLLLRRECCTFSNGEYVKAGLAELELWCAQAKEEYAGSAWDELKHIRQAVGFLVIHQKYRISYDEIINDLCPILSVQQLYRICTLYWDDNYNTRSVSPDVISSMRVLMTEDSNNATSNSFLLDDNSSIPFSVDDLSTSLQVKDFSDVKPAVELVENPAFQFLND, encoded by the exons ATGTAGGCGGCAGTCAGTTTAGGGGTCGGGTCACTTGTTTGGGTAGAGGATCCAGATGATGCTTGGATAGATGGAGAAGTTATTGCGGTTACTGGTGACGATATCAAGGTTGCTTGTACTTCAGGCAAAACG GTTGTTGCCAAGTCATCAAATGTATATCCAAAAGATGCCGAAGCACCGCCATGTGGAGTGGATGACATGACAAAGCTGGCTTATTTGCATGAACCTGGGGTTCTAGCTAACTTAAGATCTAGATACGATATTAATGAAATATAT ACTTATACAGGCAGCATATTAATTGCTGTAAATCCTTTCACAAGATTGCCACATTTGTATGATAGTCATATGATGGCACAATATAAAGGGGCAGCCTTTGGGGAATTAAGCCCCCATCCTTTTGCAGTTGCGGATGCGGCATATAG GGTTATGATTAATGAAGGGATAAGTCAGTCAATTTTGGTAAGTGGTGAAAGTGGAGCGGGTAAAACCGAAAGCACTAAACAGCTGATGCGTTATCTCGCTTACATGGGTGGTAGAGCTTCTACTGATGGAAGAAGTGTTGAACAGAAAGTTCTAGAG TCGAATCCTGTTTTGGAAGCTTTTGGTAATGCGAAAACTGTCAGGAACAACAACTCAAG TCGTTTTGGCAAATTTGTTGAGATACAATTTGACCAGAAGGGTCGAATCTCAGGGGCTGCCATCAGAACATATTTGCTGGAAAGGTCTCGTGTTTGTCAACTATCAGATCACGAGCGGAATTATCATTGCTTCTACATGCTTTGTGCTGCACCACCCGAG GATCTAAAACGATATAAAGTGGGAGATCCAAAGACGTTTCATTATCTTAATCAATCAAACTGCTACCAGATAGATGGGttagatgaaagaaaagaatataTTGCTACAAAGAATGCAATGGATGTTGTAGGGATTACGTCAAAGGAGCAG GATGCAATTTTTAGTGTTGTAGCTGCGATTCTTCATCTGGGTAACATCGAATTTACCAAAGGAAAGGAAATGGACTCGTCTACACCCAAAGATGAAAAATCTTGGTTCCACTTAAAAACTGCTGCAGAGCTTTTTAT GTGTGATGTGAAAGCTCTAGAAGACTCTTTATGCAAACGTGTGATTGTAACACGTGATGAGACCATAACCAAATGGCTAGATCCGGAAGCTGCTGCTGTTAGCAGAGATGCATTAGCGAGAGTTGTGTATTCAAGGCTATTTGACTG GCTTGTTGATAGGATTAATAGCTCAATTGGTCAAGACCCAGATTCAAAATACATAATTGGAGTGCTTGACATATATGGATTCGAGAGTTTTAAGACAAACAG TTTCGAGCAGTTTTGCATCAACTTGACAAATGAGAAACTCCAACAACATTTCAATCAG CATGTCTTCAAAATGGAGCAAGAAGAATATACAAAAGAAGAAATCAATTGGAGCTACATTGAGTTTATTGACAATCAAGATATTTTGGATCTCATTGAAAAG AAACCGGGTGGCATCATTGCTCTTCTAGATGAAGCTTG TATGTTTCCCAGGTCAACACATGAAACTTTTGCACAAAAGCTGTACCAGACTTTTAAGAATCATCAGCGATTCGCTAAACCAAAATTGGCTCGTTCTGACTTCACGATTTGTCATTATGCCGGAGAT GTCACATATCAAACTGAGTTGTTTCTCGATAAAAACAAAGATTATGTCATTGCTGAACATCAAGCACTCTTGAGTGCTTCAACAAATTCCTTTGTTGCGAGTTTGTTTCCTACTTCATCTGATGAATCCTCCAAGTCATCGAAGTTCTCTTCAATTGGTACTCGATTTAAG CAACAACTGCAACAACTTCTTGAAACTTTGAGTTCAACCGAGCCTCATTATATACGTTGTGTAAAGCCCAACAATCTTCTCAAGCCGGCTATCTTTGAAAACCATAATGTTTTGCAACAACTGCGATGTGGG GGAGTCTTGGAGGCAATCAGGATTAGTTGTGCAGGGTATCCCACTAGAAAACCATTTGACGAGTTTGTGAATCGGTTTGGCATTTTGGCTCCTGAAGTTTTGGATGGCAG TAGCGATGAAATACGTGCTTGCAAGAGGCTTCTGGAGAAAACTGGACTTGAAGGCTATCAG ATCGGTAAAACAAAGGTATTTTTAAGGGCTGGTCAGATGGCAGAGCTCGATGCTCGTCGAACTGAGGTCTTAGGTAGATCAGCCAGCATCATTCAAAGAAAAGTACGCTCGTTTATAGCCCGGAAAAGTTTTATACTTTTGAAACGTTCTGTCTTACAAATTCAATCCGTTTGCCGAG GCCAACTTACTCGCGAAGTTTATGAAAACATGAGGAGAGAAGCTTCTAGTATAAAGATTCAGAGAAATATGCGAATGCATATTGCTAGGAAAGCTTATACGGCGCTTCAATTATCAGCTGTTTCAATTCAAACGGGTTTACGGGGAATGGCTGCACGTAATGAGCTTCGCTTTAGAAGGCAGACAAAAGCAGCAATTCATATTCAG AGCCATTGCCGTAAGTTCCTGGCTCACTTGCACTTTGTCAAGGCGAAGAAGGGTGCCATTACTATACAGTGTGCATGGAGGGGAAAGGTTGCTCGTAAGGAACTAAAGAAGCTTAAAATG GCGGCAAGGGAAACTGGTGCTTTGCAAGCTGCGAAAAATAAACTAGAGAAGCAAGTTGAAGAACTGACATGGCGACTGCAGCTTGAGAAACGTATGAGG GCTGACTTGGAAGAAGCCAAAACACAGGAAAATGCAAAACTACAGTCTGCTTTGCAGGATATGCAACTTCAATTCAAAGAAACTAAAGAGTTGCTCATCAAGGAACGTGAAGCGGCCAAAAAGGTAGTCGAAAGTGTTCCAGTCATCCAGGAGATCCCAGTTGTTGACCATGAGCTGACCAATAAGCTTGCATCTGAAAATGAGAAACTCAAG GCTTTAGTTAGCTCTCTAGAGAAGAAAATAGACGATACAGAGAAAAGATATGATGAAACCAACAAACTCAGTGAGGAGAGACTGAAACAAGCTATGGATGCGGAGATGAAAATTATTCAGTTGAAAACTGCTATGCAAGG ACTTCAAGAAAAGGTTGCTGACATGGCGTCCGAGAATCAACTTCTTCGACATAAAGCGTTGTCCACTCCTGCTGCACGTATGCCAGATTATCCACAAACCCCTGAAGCTAAG ATTATTTCAAATGGGCACTTTGGAACTGAG GAGCCACAAACACCTGCAAGGAATTTGGCGAGTGAGTTCGATAGCAAGGCTAAAAGACCACCAGTCGATCGTCAGCAT GAGAATGTCGATGCTCTTATTGAATGTGTTATGAAAGACATTGGATTCAGTCAAGGAAAACCTGTTGCAGCATTTACTATTTATAAATGCCTTCTCCACTGGAAATCTTTTGAAGCTGAAAGGACTAGTGTCTTTGATCGTCTTATTCAGATGATTGGTTCAGCAATTGAG GATCAAGATAATAATGAACACATGGCATATTGGTTATCAAATGCCTCTACTTTGTTGTTCTTACTACAAAGGAGCATTAAATCTGATGGTGCAAGTTCAGTTCGTAAACCTCCACCTCCAACTTCATTGTTTGGGAGAATGACAATG GGATTCCGTTCATCCCCATCTACTGTCAACCTTGCTGCAGCTGCAGCTGCACTTGACGTAGTACGTCAGGTTGAAGCCAAATACCCAGCATTACTTTTCAAGCAGCAGTTAACCGCATATGTCGAGAAAATGTATGGTATTATTCGTGACAACTTGAAGAAAGAGTTGGGATCGTTCCTCACCTTATGTATTCAG GCACCACGAGCATCCAAGGGAGTGTTACGATCTGGGCGGTCATTCGGCAAAGATTCACAATCCAATCACTGGCAAGGCATTATCGACTGCCTAAACACCCTCCTCAGTACATTGAAACAAAACTTC GTGCCCCCCATAATTGTTCagaaaatttttactcaaattttcTCATATATCAATGTACAACTATTTAACAG TCTTCTACTGCGTCGAGAGTGTTGCACGTTTAGTAATGGAGAATATGTTAAAGCAGGATTAGCAGAGTTAGAACTATGGTGTGCTCAGGCAAAAGAAGAG TATGCGGGCTCCGCTTGGGATGAACTTAAGCATATTAGACAAGCTGTTGGGTTCTTG GTTATACATCAGAAGTACAGAATATCATACGATGAAATCATAAATGATCTTTGCCCC ATTCTAAGCGTGCAACAGTTGTATAGAATTTGCACGCTTTACTGGGATGACAACTATAATACCCGAAGTGTTTCTCCAGAT GTCATCTCAAGTATGAGAGTATTAATGACTGAAGACTCCAACAATGCCACTAGCAATTCGTTTTTACTGGATGACAACTCCAG CATACCATTCTCCGTTGATGATTTGTCAACGTCACTGCAAGTTAAAGATTTCTCTGACGTAAAACCTGCAGTAGAACTTGTCGAGAATCCAGCCTTCCAATTTTTAAACGACTAA